A genomic window from Candidatus Dependentiae bacterium includes:
- the dnaX gene encoding DNA polymerase III subunit gamma/tau — protein MSTVLNLARKWRSKSFDQMVGQALPIRMLKNSLYLESFFPVYLFSGQRGCGKTSMARIFASAVNCEKLPDFQKNPKIIKVPCLECASCIAMANGQHPDFIEIDAASYTGVDNVRQIVDASSFLPVMGRKKIYLIDEVHMLSKAAFNAFLKVMEEPTSSVLFILATTDPQKILDTVKSRCFHVFFTPVDAPSLSNHLAAICQAENINFDQAGLDLIVKTTEGSARDAINLLEQVRFSTSNVTKQAVLNVLGHLDDERLVALFKILLFGGVAELLRYMKAQNVASYSAEFVWNKLNELIRAALWIKHGVEPQHFIEHLDVLKRMVQKCPVSKLHELLDVLYAHENSFLKTTAQHGLLEIILLKMCQKNNVDDNSGSSTPQNASAADVGDAAPVGHDLQDEGEDVEDEDEEEVEGMSVLKPWQNFLYDVEALQDPLLNSVFKQGICVRFNDTSKILEVAFSKELILFKDWLDGAARLWQPLLQKYFGGTATLKPLFTLENKTTDMPRKVATPFIKIEVSRESFVKKNVSEQPVNKEQSYKKNYVAPFNSGKKYGAPSEQLNPRIDVSDATVWKKATMILQYFPGTVREFKESAHEQKS, from the coding sequence AAGCTTTGCCCATCAGAATGCTTAAAAACAGTCTCTATTTAGAAAGTTTTTTCCCGGTCTATCTCTTTTCAGGTCAGCGAGGATGTGGCAAAACAAGTATGGCTCGTATCTTTGCGTCGGCCGTCAATTGTGAGAAGTTGCCTGATTTTCAAAAAAATCCAAAAATTATTAAAGTCCCTTGTCTTGAGTGTGCTTCATGCATTGCGATGGCCAATGGCCAACATCCAGACTTTATCGAAATTGACGCCGCGTCCTATACCGGTGTTGATAACGTTCGTCAGATTGTTGACGCATCATCCTTTTTGCCGGTGATGGGTCGTAAGAAAATTTATCTTATTGATGAAGTTCACATGTTGAGTAAGGCGGCATTTAATGCTTTTCTGAAAGTCATGGAAGAACCAACGTCATCAGTGCTCTTTATTTTAGCGACGACTGATCCTCAAAAAATTCTTGATACGGTTAAGTCTCGTTGTTTCCATGTTTTTTTTACGCCAGTAGACGCACCAAGCTTGTCTAATCACTTGGCTGCAATATGCCAGGCTGAGAACATTAATTTTGATCAAGCTGGTTTGGATCTTATTGTAAAAACTACAGAAGGTTCGGCACGAGATGCGATTAACTTGTTAGAGCAGGTACGATTCTCAACGAGCAATGTAACCAAACAAGCTGTGCTTAATGTATTAGGTCATCTTGATGATGAGCGTTTAGTCGCTTTATTTAAGATTTTACTTTTTGGTGGTGTTGCTGAGCTCTTGCGTTACATGAAGGCTCAGAATGTTGCCAGCTACTCAGCTGAATTTGTATGGAACAAATTGAATGAACTTATTCGTGCTGCATTGTGGATTAAGCATGGCGTTGAGCCGCAGCATTTTATAGAACATCTTGATGTGCTTAAGAGAATGGTACAGAAATGTCCTGTTTCAAAATTGCACGAGCTTCTTGATGTTTTGTATGCACATGAAAATTCATTTTTAAAAACTACCGCGCAACATGGTTTACTCGAAATTATTTTACTGAAAATGTGTCAGAAGAATAACGTTGATGATAATTCTGGTTCTTCTACTCCTCAAAATGCTTCAGCTGCTGATGTTGGTGATGCGGCTCCTGTTGGTCACGATCTTCAGGATGAAGGTGAAGATGTCGAAGATGAGGATGAAGAGGAAGTTGAAGGGATGTCTGTTTTAAAGCCATGGCAGAACTTCTTGTATGATGTAGAAGCATTGCAAGATCCGTTACTTAACTCTGTGTTCAAACAGGGTATCTGTGTCCGTTTTAACGATACGTCTAAGATTCTTGAAGTTGCGTTTTCAAAAGAATTAATATTATTTAAAGATTGGTTGGATGGTGCTGCTCGTTTGTGGCAACCATTGTTGCAAAAATATTTTGGTGGCACAGCAACCTTGAAGCCTCTTTTTACGTTAGAAAATAAAACGACAGATATGCCACGAAAAGTGGCAACTCCGTTTATTAAGATTGAAGTCTCACGAGAGTCTTTTGTAAAAAAGAATGTAAGTGAGCAACCAGTAAACAAAGAACAATCCTATAAAAAAAATTATGTTGCACCGTTTAATTCTGGAAAAAAATATGGCGCTCCATCTGAGCAGCTTAATCCACGCATTGATGTTTCAGATGCTACAGTATGGAAAAAAGCGACCATGATTTTACAATACTTTCCAGGTACCGTGCGAGAATTTAAAGAAAGCGCCCATGAGCAAAAATCCTAG
- the der gene encoding ribosome biogenesis GTPase Der, with amino-acid sequence MSKNPSVIIVGRMNVGKSTLFNRLSENVKSITLDYEGVTRDFIKDTVSWQGRFFDLIDTGGISLRKSMDPIAEKSRQGVLDLIQTVDAVLFVCDAVAGLTSEDREIGKLLHKSGKKTILVVNKMDSKISAENIDEFRQLGFETILEISAEHSRGIGDILDLVSNMWPAKERALPEEKTGCNVVLLGKPNVGKSSLMNLLLNKERSIVSEIAGTTREAFSETISFYQEDIQVTDTPGIRRKHSVTEDLESLMVKSSFRALQETDIVLLLIDASESKLADQELKLAFYAFTEKHKGLILLFNKQDLATEDSKEFMASSIDEYKYLIKKVPQLNISCLTGKNVGRVLPLVKEVCERYNQWITEEDLTILFKAAIERKPLYHKKSILIVYGAKQIKKGPVTILLIVNESDWFGPSQLMFFENLMRANYNLVGVPVRFVLRKSWRAR; translated from the coding sequence ATGAGCAAAAATCCTAGTGTTATAATTGTTGGCCGTATGAATGTTGGTAAATCAACATTGTTTAATCGGTTATCTGAAAATGTTAAAAGTATTACGCTTGATTATGAAGGTGTAACGCGCGATTTTATTAAAGATACCGTCTCTTGGCAGGGGCGATTTTTTGATTTAATCGATACGGGCGGCATTAGTTTGCGTAAATCAATGGACCCTATCGCGGAAAAATCTCGCCAAGGCGTACTCGACCTTATTCAAACGGTAGACGCTGTATTATTTGTTTGTGATGCTGTTGCGGGTCTTACGTCAGAAGATCGCGAAATAGGAAAATTATTACACAAGTCTGGTAAAAAAACGATTCTTGTCGTTAATAAAATGGATAGCAAAATTTCTGCTGAAAATATCGATGAATTCCGTCAGCTTGGTTTTGAAACGATACTAGAAATCTCGGCTGAGCATTCGCGAGGTATTGGCGATATTCTTGATTTGGTCAGTAACATGTGGCCTGCTAAAGAAAGAGCTCTGCCAGAAGAAAAAACTGGATGCAACGTCGTATTGCTTGGCAAGCCCAATGTAGGTAAATCTTCATTAATGAATTTATTGCTCAACAAAGAGCGTTCAATTGTATCTGAAATTGCTGGTACAACGCGAGAAGCGTTTAGCGAAACGATATCTTTTTATCAAGAAGACATCCAGGTTACCGATACACCTGGTATTCGTAGAAAGCATTCAGTGACGGAAGACTTAGAATCATTGATGGTCAAGAGCTCGTTTCGTGCTTTGCAGGAGACGGATATAGTATTACTACTCATTGATGCTTCCGAAAGCAAACTTGCCGACCAAGAACTTAAGCTTGCCTTTTATGCGTTCACTGAAAAACATAAAGGGTTGATCTTATTGTTTAACAAACAAGATTTGGCAACTGAAGATTCAAAAGAATTTATGGCATCAAGTATTGATGAATATAAGTATTTGATCAAAAAAGTACCGCAGTTAAACATCTCATGTTTGACGGGTAAAAATGTTGGCCGTGTATTGCCACTTGTCAAAGAAGTTTGTGAGCGCTACAACCAGTGGATTACTGAAGAAGATCTTACTATTTTGTTTAAAGCGGCTATAGAAAGAAAACCTCTTTATCACAAAAAATCTATTTTGATTGTCTATGGTGCTAAGCAAATTAAAAAGGGGCCGGTCACTATTCTATTAATTGTGAACGAATCTGATTGGTTTGGACCAAGTCAATTGATGTTCTTCGAGAATCTTATGCGTGCGAACTATAACTTAGTTGGTGTTCCTGTTCGATTTGTTCTGCGTAAAAGCTGGCGCGCTCGCTAG
- the raiA gene encoding ribosome-associated translation inhibitor RaiA — MNVKFTFRHMEKSAGMEQYAQDQLAKVERFLENEASPVTIEFIFEPSKVREHHKVTLHVQSPNYKLVSEYEHQGDDFYQTLDRVVDTMYRQLREAKERRVSDRNHPKDSIKKFE, encoded by the coding sequence ATGAACGTCAAATTTACCTTTCGGCATATGGAAAAATCAGCTGGCATGGAGCAATACGCTCAGGATCAATTGGCAAAAGTAGAACGCTTTCTAGAGAACGAAGCTTCTCCTGTTACCATAGAGTTCATTTTTGAGCCATCTAAGGTTCGTGAGCATCATAAGGTTACTTTGCATGTTCAGTCACCGAATTACAAGTTAGTATCAGAATACGAACACCAAGGGGATGATTTTTATCAAACCTTAGACCGTGTTGTTGATACGATGTATCGTCAGCTTCGTGAAGCAAAAGAAAGAAGAGTGAGCGATCGTAATCATCCTAAAGATTCAATTAAGAAGTTTGAGTAA
- a CDS encoding HD domain-containing protein: MQFVGRFEMVPDVALNELCKTMDISGVSRERIEVEFEKLFLKSKRPSLGIRWLHSIGRLHEVLPEVAALVGVPQEPDWHPEGDVFEHTMQAVDAAAETECDAAKKLIIIYAALCHDLGKATTTKLIDGRLRSFGHADVGTELARTMLHRITHNVALIDSVCLLVKYHLLPGEFIASDASRAAYKRLARKLAPDLNLQMLADVARADKRGRNPYGPEPLMAPVEDIDKFLERAQEAQVKDHSEEPALQGRDLIDQIQPGPAMGELLKKAYETQIEEGIQDKEVLKKRVLENLS; this comes from the coding sequence ATGCAGTTTGTTGGTCGCTTTGAAATGGTGCCCGATGTTGCATTGAACGAGCTATGTAAAACAATGGATATAAGCGGCGTATCGCGTGAGCGCATTGAAGTTGAGTTTGAAAAATTATTTTTAAAATCAAAGCGACCATCATTAGGCATTCGTTGGTTGCACAGCATTGGTCGTCTTCATGAAGTGTTGCCAGAAGTTGCTGCATTAGTTGGCGTGCCGCAAGAACCTGATTGGCATCCAGAAGGCGATGTGTTTGAACACACGATGCAAGCGGTCGATGCAGCAGCAGAAACAGAGTGCGACGCGGCAAAAAAACTTATTATAATCTATGCGGCTTTGTGTCACGATCTTGGCAAGGCAACTACCACAAAGCTTATTGATGGAAGATTGCGAAGCTTTGGTCATGCCGATGTTGGCACAGAATTGGCAAGAACAATGTTGCATCGCATTACGCATAACGTTGCATTGATTGATTCTGTTTGTTTATTGGTGAAGTATCATTTGTTGCCCGGTGAATTTATTGCCAGCGACGCATCACGTGCTGCGTATAAGCGCTTGGCACGTAAATTGGCACCAGATCTCAACTTGCAGATGCTTGCTGATGTTGCACGAGCCGACAAACGTGGGCGTAATCCTTATGGGCCGGAGCCGTTAATGGCTCCAGTCGAAGATATAGATAAGTTCTTAGAACGTGCGCAAGAAGCACAGGTTAAAGACCATAGCGAAGAGCCTGCATTACAAGGGCGTGATTTAATTGATCAAATCCAACCAGGTCCCGCAATGGGCGAATTATTAAAAAAGGCCTATGAGACTCAGATTGAAGAAGGCATTCAGGACAAGGAAGTTTTGAAAAAGCGCGTTCTTGAAAATTTATCGTAG
- a CDS encoding ankyrin repeat domain-containing protein, giving the protein MKLSKILTVFIMMQVYAITIFAAQKSTVSTVTDAGQLVTKKSEQTVLSKKLDELKTAIDKKDMEAVAKLVPEVEKIKQETIVDKRVKDALAKTRADLVSAAKKLLQDNKHQRPDNQHNVAIWLDKSESGKGLMTYIVAFAFCDARYPMILSNFLLHSFFTSEIDEVKRVQQAVLDSFKENGWSVYKNKSEDFYLFIPKSYLTDKQLQEDPKKSGFNIKDLIKISDPMDFKNIKIGSDRTAPINLDNLFALFIQSKDESAGMWNIYLEGHGIYSRKLEAVIDSGELPTQFSSLKIADYDDASIAGLKLPAFRKMIQFLVHNINTNFLYYLTCHGGGYNALLPFASTLVTEKGNILGLGIEEPDFVIVNGSIGEDSVITSVSKKNIDLCVACSKDRDCLDKNSYSLAGLFNALNTFSYTIGVKPTIFKDEELIHILTPITIRGSFLRVREDVSNLPQVMFPKSKIFRAVNLKGVYTITNALAASRALEKKPIVIGSERVLLYARNLYELTVEGFSNASILSVLPYISLHKISTLNIEERRSIDELVGLFFGIIYKFPKYFYIDMVNFHKDSMKINNMLIRMQGFEAHVIYRTVDDKVYYDIYGADEEVKYVTKKSSKLLSKTELQESKNKQKSEIIKDQFISTVIEYFQHNEVKRFFNYDTIFSKLLSSDELVVVSQYVNPIANVELSEIASWENRLLQAASFDIKAIETLLNRQDIIKSGANLNAVDELGNTALILLARQDEKKNTIIIPLIKKMIKMGADVNLSSEDKTALKAAVLQDNAGIVQALVDAGAKVDSSTFLLAIRRGIQTIVEMLIKAGADVNVKDKDGNSPLAVAVLSNNKDIVEILIRAKADVKINNRRGQPVLSDAVTQGDKDIVGLLLGSGADANTKNKNGRSVLMQAVEKNDATLVSMLIKAGADVNAKDLQGRTAANFATTPEIKQLLESASK; this is encoded by the coding sequence ATGAAGTTGAGCAAAATACTTACTGTATTCATTATGATGCAGGTGTATGCCATTACTATTTTTGCTGCACAAAAATCAACGGTATCTACGGTGACTGATGCAGGGCAATTAGTTACCAAAAAATCTGAGCAAACTGTATTGAGTAAGAAGTTAGATGAACTTAAAACAGCAATCGACAAGAAGGATATGGAAGCTGTTGCAAAATTAGTACCTGAGGTTGAAAAGATTAAACAAGAAACTATCGTTGATAAGCGTGTTAAAGATGCTTTAGCTAAAACAAGGGCTGATCTTGTTTCTGCAGCTAAGAAACTATTACAAGATAACAAACATCAAAGGCCCGATAATCAACATAATGTTGCCATATGGTTAGATAAAAGTGAGTCAGGTAAAGGTCTGATGACCTACATTGTTGCCTTTGCATTCTGTGATGCTCGTTATCCCATGATTTTAAGCAATTTTTTATTACATTCATTTTTTACGTCTGAGATTGATGAGGTTAAAAGGGTGCAACAGGCTGTATTAGATAGTTTTAAGGAAAATGGATGGTCGGTATATAAAAATAAATCAGAAGATTTTTACCTGTTTATTCCTAAATCCTATTTGACTGATAAACAACTACAAGAAGATCCTAAAAAAAGTGGATTTAATATTAAGGATCTTATCAAAATATCTGATCCAATGGATTTTAAAAATATAAAAATTGGTTCGGATAGGACTGCGCCGATTAATCTTGATAATTTATTTGCATTGTTTATTCAAAGTAAAGATGAATCGGCAGGTATGTGGAATATCTATCTGGAGGGGCATGGAATATATTCAAGAAAGCTTGAAGCTGTAATTGATTCTGGAGAATTACCAACGCAATTTTCATCATTAAAAATTGCCGATTATGATGATGCATCAATAGCAGGGCTTAAGTTGCCTGCCTTTAGAAAGATGATACAATTTTTGGTGCATAACATTAATACCAATTTTTTGTACTATTTGACATGTCATGGTGGAGGTTATAATGCGTTATTACCATTTGCTTCTACTCTTGTTACTGAAAAGGGTAATATTTTAGGGCTGGGAATAGAAGAACCTGATTTTGTTATTGTTAATGGATCTATAGGAGAAGATTCGGTTATAACTTCGGTATCTAAGAAAAATATCGATCTATGTGTGGCGTGTTCTAAGGATAGGGACTGTTTAGACAAGAATTCTTACTCACTAGCGGGATTATTTAATGCACTCAATACATTTTCTTACACTATAGGTGTTAAGCCGACTATTTTCAAAGATGAGGAATTAATCCATATACTAACACCAATAACGATTAGGGGGAGCTTCCTTAGAGTTAGGGAAGATGTTTCGAATCTTCCTCAAGTTATGTTCCCCAAAAGCAAAATATTTCGTGCGGTGAATCTGAAGGGTGTCTACACCATTACTAATGCCTTAGCCGCAAGTCGAGCATTAGAAAAGAAGCCCATCGTTATTGGAAGCGAAAGAGTTCTTCTCTACGCGAGAAATCTTTATGAACTTACGGTTGAAGGCTTTTCTAACGCGAGTATTTTGTCGGTACTCCCCTATATTTCATTGCATAAAATTTCTACATTGAATATTGAAGAGCGCCGTTCTATTGATGAATTAGTAGGGCTGTTTTTTGGTATAATCTATAAATTTCCAAAGTATTTTTATATTGACATGGTTAATTTTCACAAAGATTCTATGAAAATTAATAATATGTTGATCAGGATGCAGGGATTTGAGGCACATGTTATTTATAGGACTGTTGATGATAAGGTGTATTATGACATCTATGGAGCAGATGAAGAAGTTAAATATGTCACGAAAAAATCGAGCAAATTATTGTCAAAAACGGAGCTTCAAGAAAGTAAAAACAAACAAAAAAGTGAGATAATAAAAGATCAGTTCATTTCAACTGTTATAGAATATTTTCAACATAACGAAGTTAAAAGATTTTTTAATTATGACACAATTTTTTCCAAGCTTCTATCGTCAGATGAGCTAGTTGTTGTTTCCCAATATGTAAATCCTATAGCTAATGTAGAGTTGTCTGAAATAGCATCTTGGGAAAATAGATTGCTTCAAGCTGCCTCATTTGATATTAAAGCGATAGAAACATTGTTAAATAGGCAAGATATTATAAAATCTGGTGCTAATCTTAACGCAGTGGATGAGTTGGGCAATACCGCACTTATCTTGTTAGCGCGACAGGATGAAAAGAAGAATACAATAATCATACCTTTGATCAAAAAAATGATTAAAATGGGCGCGGATGTAAATTTATCAAGTGAGGATAAGACTGCGCTTAAGGCAGCGGTTTTGCAAGATAACGCAGGTATAGTACAGGCATTAGTTGATGCTGGCGCTAAAGTTGATAGCTCTACATTCCTGTTAGCAATTCGCCGAGGTATTCAGACTATTGTTGAGATGTTGATTAAAGCTGGCGCGGATGTAAATGTCAAAGATAAAGATGGCAATTCGCCACTCGCAGTTGCTGTTTTATCTAACAATAAAGATATTGTTGAAATCCTGATCAGAGCAAAGGCAGATGTTAAAATTAATAATCGTAGGGGACAACCAGTTCTTAGCGATGCTGTTACACAAGGCGATAAAGATATTGTTGGCCTCCTACTAGGATCTGGTGCTGATGCAAATACCAAAAACAAAAACGGTCGTTCGGTGCTCATGCAAGCAGTAGAAAAAAATGATGCAACCCTTGTGAGCATGCTGATTAAGGCCGGAGCAGATGTCAACGCTAAGGATTTGCAAGGTAGAACAGCAGCTAATTTTGCCACAACTCCTGAAATTAAACAGCTATTAGAAAGTGCTTCAAAGTAA
- a CDS encoding MotA/TolQ/ExbB proton channel family protein, whose translation MIMGNAIWQLIAQSDAVSKFVLLVLLGMSIACWTVFLYKLVLLRLKKRHMDKALDLIKAMRTLDDMLVVATQLHNTMPGYFLSKNLSFLKSMIELNKERGRTELSQQDFELFQQHMYQTVDDMVYSDEAYVPLLSTCAAVSPLLGLFGTVWGLVHSFVRISEKQSADIATVAPGIAEALITTLVGLIVAIPALIMFNYIQVRVRELEQHYNALADRVGFTIQRLLLK comes from the coding sequence ATGATAATGGGAAATGCGATTTGGCAGTTGATAGCACAATCAGATGCCGTGAGTAAGTTTGTATTGTTAGTGTTGTTAGGTATGTCTATTGCGTGTTGGACAGTGTTTTTGTACAAGCTTGTGTTGTTACGTTTGAAAAAACGACACATGGACAAAGCGCTTGATCTTATAAAAGCAATGCGGACGCTTGATGATATGCTGGTGGTGGCAACTCAGTTGCATAACACCATGCCTGGCTATTTTCTCTCAAAAAATTTAAGCTTTTTAAAATCAATGATAGAGCTGAATAAAGAACGTGGCAGAACTGAATTGAGCCAGCAGGATTTTGAATTATTCCAACAACATATGTATCAAACGGTTGATGATATGGTCTACAGCGATGAAGCTTATGTGCCACTTCTTTCAACCTGTGCAGCAGTTTCTCCTTTGTTAGGATTGTTTGGTACGGTTTGGGGCTTAGTTCACTCGTTCGTTCGTATTAGTGAAAAACAATCTGCTGACATTGCAACCGTAGCTCCTGGTATTGCAGAAGCATTGATCACCACCTTGGTTGGTTTAATCGTAGCAATTCCTGCATTAATCATGTTTAACTACATTCAAGTGCGCGTGCGTGAACTTGAACAACATTATAACGCATTAGCTGACAGAGTTGGTTTTACGATACAACGTTTATTGCTCAAATAG
- a CDS encoding biopolymer transporter ExbD produces the protein MAFIRRKRKTPSALHDIPLTPLIDTALTLLIIFMVTTPMMQNAIKVTLPDGQAKEDGGAKQDLIVYIDSHEKLFFNGMPVTKDSLVGAVRQKIGNDTQSTVFVKADQSVRYGHVIQIVDQLKVAGGVRYVALATKKVA, from the coding sequence ATGGCTTTTATACGTAGAAAAAGAAAAACACCTTCGGCATTACACGATATTCCGTTAACACCGCTTATCGATACCGCATTGACGTTGCTTATCATTTTTATGGTGACGACTCCCATGATGCAAAATGCGATTAAAGTGACGTTGCCCGACGGTCAAGCCAAGGAAGATGGCGGCGCTAAACAAGATTTAATTGTGTATATCGATAGCCATGAAAAATTATTTTTTAATGGCATGCCGGTAACTAAAGATAGTTTAGTAGGCGCTGTTAGACAAAAAATTGGCAACGATACGCAAAGTACGGTTTTTGTAAAAGCAGATCAATCGGTGCGCTATGGCCATGTTATACAAATTGTTGATCAGCTGAAAGTTGCGGGAGGCGTTCGCTATGTGGCTTTGGCTACAAAAAAAGTTGCCTAA
- a CDS encoding TonB C-terminal domain-containing protein: MWLWLQKKLPKVLTLWAKLFIFTTGIHAGLLFVMLFMYKGDSAHYAFSINQAIDADAVVVFLPLQKKVYNAPRGKKGGRGKSACAAQAKPVAKPAAPVEKAAKETTVATPAEPKKVIAPKKSKTETAQDATSKKDKAKKNKQEKVKVPEKVKEKLVEKVVEKPAEKVVEKLPEEELKKEELQPLVVPDMAATGTQESSTEGDGSPNIRYVGQDDLDAMYMQDAVIQEVAQHWRPPVGISKDRVCVTTITIDWNGKVKKIKIDTPSGVPMYDISTRSAALATQYPKSLWGKECTITFKQ, translated from the coding sequence ATGTGGCTTTGGCTACAAAAAAAGTTGCCTAAAGTTCTTACGCTTTGGGCAAAATTATTTATTTTCACGACCGGCATACATGCTGGATTACTCTTTGTTATGTTGTTTATGTATAAGGGTGATTCGGCGCATTATGCGTTTTCTATTAATCAAGCGATTGATGCTGATGCGGTCGTAGTTTTTTTGCCGCTGCAAAAGAAAGTTTACAATGCACCACGTGGCAAAAAAGGTGGTAGAGGGAAATCTGCTTGTGCTGCGCAAGCAAAGCCTGTAGCAAAGCCGGCAGCGCCGGTTGAAAAAGCTGCAAAGGAAACAACAGTAGCTACGCCTGCAGAACCAAAAAAAGTAATTGCGCCGAAAAAAAGCAAAACAGAAACAGCACAAGATGCTACTAGTAAAAAAGACAAAGCAAAAAAAAATAAGCAGGAAAAAGTAAAAGTTCCAGAGAAAGTAAAAGAAAAACTTGTAGAAAAAGTTGTAGAGAAACCCGCAGAAAAAGTGGTAGAAAAATTACCAGAAGAAGAACTAAAAAAAGAAGAGCTCCAGCCACTTGTTGTGCCAGATATGGCAGCAACGGGTACGCAAGAATCATCGACAGAGGGCGATGGATCGCCTAACATTCGATATGTTGGGCAGGATGATTTAGATGCAATGTATATGCAAGATGCGGTGATTCAAGAAGTTGCACAGCATTGGCGACCTCCGGTTGGTATATCAAAAGATCGTGTATGTGTTACTACTATTACCATTGATTGGAATGGTAAAGTAAAAAAAATTAAGATTGATACACCATCGGGTGTTCCTATGTATGATATTTCAACGCGTTCGGCAGCTCTTGCTACGCAGTATCCAAAAAGCCTTTGGGGCAAAGAATGTACCATAACTTTTAAACAATAA